The following coding sequences lie in one Dioscorea cayenensis subsp. rotundata cultivar TDr96_F1 unplaced genomic scaffold, TDr96_F1_v2_PseudoChromosome.rev07_lg8_w22 25.fasta BLBR01000861.1, whole genome shotgun sequence genomic window:
- the LOC120255135 gene encoding probable purine permease 4 gives MAKLSCRASDRLLLAINYALLIGGSVSSTMLTRFYFIHGGSSRWLTTIVQSSAFPLLLIPIIISSTTTSTPIFSNFTPKLLLLCLAIGLLNGVNNLLISWGISYLPVSTSSLILSSQLAFTLILSALLVHQPITFVNLNCVILLTLSSVLLAIGSEDGDRKDGITKLQYFLGFIATVGAALLFSLYLPLVQLVYKRLSKYKMVMEMQVIMQGAATGLALVGMVAGGGVEEVRKEGKGEGEFEYGGEVYWGVVVVVTGVCWQMCFMGTAGLVFLTSSLNCGICMTATLVVNVVGGVVVFGDGFGGVKGVSCVLCLWGFCSYFYGEYRKKKEEEME, from the coding sequence ATGGCTAAGCTATCCTGCAGAGCATCAGACAGGCTTCTCCTAGCTATCAACTACGCGTTGCTCATCGGCGGCTCAGTCTCCTCCACCATGCTCACCCGCTTCTACTTCATTCATGGCGGCTCAAGCAGGTGGCTCACCACCATAGTCCAATCCTCAGCCTTCCCCCTTCTTCTCATCCCCATCATcatctcctccaccaccacctccactcCCATCTTCTCCAACTTCACTCCCAAACTCCTCCTTCTCTGCCTCGCCATTGGCCTGCTCAATGGTGTAAACAACTTGCTCATCTCTTGGGGCATCTCTTACCTCCCTGTTTCCACTTCATCCTTGAttctctcatctcaactcgcCTTCACTCTAATCTTATCTGCTCTTCTTGTTCACCAACCCATCACTTTTGTAAACCTCAACTGTGTGATTCTCCTGACGCTAAGTTCAGTTCTACTGGCCATTGGATCGGAGGACGGTGACCGGAAGGATGGCATAACAAAGTTGCAGTATTTCTTAGGGTTTATTGCGACGGTGGGTGCAGCactattgttttctttatacTTGCCTTTAGTGCAGTTGGTATACAAGAGGTTGAGTAAGTACAAGATGGTGATGGAGATGCAGGTAATAATGCAAGGGGCGGCAACAGGGTTGGCTTTGGTGGGGATGGTGGCCGGAGGAGGAGTGGAGGAGGTGAGGAAGGAGGGGAAAGGAGAAGGAGAGTTTGAGTATGGTGGAGAGGTTTATTggggggtggtggtggtggtgacagGGGTTTGTTGGCAAATGTGCTTCATGGGGACAGCGGGGTTGGTGTTCTTGACGTCGTCGTTGAACTGTGGGATTTGCATGACGGCGACGTTGGTGGTGAATGTGGTTGGGGGTGTTGTGGTTTTTGGAGATGGGTTTGGGGGAGTGAAGGGAGTGTCTTGTGTGTTGTGTTTGTGGGggttttgttcttatttttatggGGAGTataggaagaagaaggaggaggagatggag